In the genome of Amphiura filiformis chromosome 4, Afil_fr2py, whole genome shotgun sequence, one region contains:
- the LOC140150520 gene encoding uncharacterized protein — translation MAKDKNEKESHIGLRWRLCLLLVVCLLGVAVIVASIACHILCPRPPKEIIYQVGNTLYRKEIKPHVVTTQAPPKTVTPCSETEASKKGKHGSRTNPDCNPTRRRGTSKTDRRRGRRSLDFLFGGKIRKSDDLSLLDIVRSPR, via the exons TCACACATTGGCTTACGATGGCGATTATGTCTGCTTCTTGTAGTATGTTTGCTTGGAGTGGCTGTGATAGTGGCCAGTATCGCATGTCATATATTATGTCCACGCCC GCCAAAAGAAATCATATATCAAGTGGGTAATACCCTATATAGAAAAGAAATCAAGCCGCATGTCGTGACCACCCAAGCCCCACCGAAGACCGTAACACCGTGTTCTGAAACCGAGGCTAGCAAAAAAGGCAAACATGGTAGTCGAACGAATCCCGACTGCAATCCTACGCGGAGGAGGGGAACCAGCAAAACTGATCGAAGACGAGGCAGAAGATCATTGGATTTTCTTTTTGGCGGGAAAATTCGGAAATCAGACGATCTATCATTATTAGATATTGTGCGGTCGCCAAG GTGA